A single region of the Corallococcus silvisoli genome encodes:
- a CDS encoding alpha-amylase family glycosyl hydrolase, translating to MCLAGCATAPETPTRPATEAVATQPAAPVTEAAPAPAAPPAPVVQVPENKEPARPWGDEVLYFVVVDRFADGDPTNNEPGDVKAPGTFHGGDLKGLTAKLEELSSLGVTALWVTPLLKQIPGFVTGSGFPDWGYHGYWADDFHALDPRFGTEADFKALVDAAHARGIRVLLDVVYNHPGYNSRYLKDHPDWLRSEDQGTCGQDDLTSCVAGLPDFKTEVPEVAKYLLDAQLDWAKRSGVDGFRLDTVKHVSHDFWKEHRRRTRAEVSPDFFLLGEVWGGDVQVLEPYFTPDEMDAGFDFAFQGNTLGFLQGRGRTVAFDRYLQSRAKVTPGHHLAHFLSSHDVDGALHQLQGNVTLFRLAATLQLTTSGIPVIYYGEEVGRAGGDWPRNRSDMPWGRQAVKPGAGKKRDEALREYYKRLISIRRAHPALSRGTHEPLSTEGDVYVFQRKDAGSGDTVVVAVNRGKTKGAASVPWPEGWTGVAEVEDLLNGGRTKAGATLELALPPQSARILGRVK from the coding sequence TTGTGTCTGGCGGGGTGCGCCACGGCGCCGGAGACGCCGACCCGCCCCGCGACGGAGGCCGTCGCGACGCAGCCCGCCGCGCCCGTGACGGAGGCCGCTCCGGCCCCCGCGGCCCCCCCGGCGCCGGTCGTACAGGTCCCGGAGAACAAGGAACCCGCGCGGCCTTGGGGCGACGAGGTGCTGTACTTCGTGGTGGTGGATCGCTTCGCGGACGGCGACCCCACGAACAACGAGCCGGGCGACGTGAAGGCGCCGGGCACCTTCCACGGCGGCGACCTGAAGGGGCTCACCGCGAAGCTGGAGGAGCTGTCCTCGCTGGGCGTGACGGCGCTGTGGGTGACGCCGCTCTTGAAGCAGATCCCCGGCTTCGTCACCGGCTCTGGCTTTCCGGACTGGGGCTACCACGGCTATTGGGCGGATGACTTCCACGCGTTGGATCCGCGCTTCGGCACGGAGGCGGACTTCAAGGCGCTGGTGGACGCGGCGCACGCGCGCGGCATCCGCGTGCTGTTGGACGTCGTCTACAACCACCCGGGCTACAACTCGCGCTACCTGAAGGACCACCCGGACTGGCTGCGCTCCGAGGACCAGGGCACCTGCGGCCAGGACGACCTGACGTCGTGCGTGGCGGGCCTGCCGGACTTCAAGACGGAAGTACCGGAGGTGGCGAAGTACCTGCTGGACGCGCAGCTGGACTGGGCGAAGCGCTCCGGCGTGGATGGCTTCCGGCTGGACACCGTGAAGCACGTGTCCCACGACTTCTGGAAGGAACACCGCCGCCGCACGCGCGCGGAGGTGTCCCCGGACTTCTTCCTGCTGGGCGAGGTGTGGGGCGGCGACGTGCAGGTGCTGGAGCCCTACTTCACCCCGGATGAGATGGACGCCGGGTTCGACTTCGCCTTCCAGGGCAACACGCTGGGCTTCCTCCAGGGGCGTGGCCGCACGGTGGCGTTCGACCGCTACCTCCAGTCGCGCGCAAAGGTGACGCCGGGGCACCACCTGGCGCACTTCCTGTCGTCGCACGACGTGGACGGGGCGCTGCACCAGTTGCAGGGCAACGTGACGCTCTTCCGCCTGGCCGCCACGCTGCAACTGACGACGAGCGGCATCCCGGTCATCTACTACGGCGAGGAGGTGGGCCGCGCGGGCGGGGACTGGCCGCGGAACCGAAGCGACATGCCGTGGGGCAGGCAGGCGGTGAAGCCCGGGGCCGGAAAGAAGCGCGACGAGGCCCTGCGCGAGTACTACAAGCGCCTCATCTCCATCCGCCGTGCGCACCCGGCGCTGTCGCGCGGCACGCATGAGCCGCTCTCCACGGAAGGCGACGTGTATGTCTTCCAGCGCAAGGACGCGGGTTCGGGCGACACGGTGGTGGTCGCGGTGAACCGCGGCAAGACGAAGGGCGCGGCGTCGGTGCCGTGGCCGGAAGGTTGGACGGGCGTCGCGGAGGTGGAGGACCTGCTGAACGGAGGGCGGACGAAGGCTGGCGCCACGCTGGAGCTGGCGCTTCCGCCGCAGTCCGCGCGCATCCTCGGGCGCGTGAAGTGA
- a CDS encoding ABC transporter ATP-binding protein, translating into MAGVSFKDVAKRYGDVSVIEGLNLDIRDHEFMVLVGPSGCGKSTALRMIAGLEEISGGTISIGPRAVNALPPKDRDVSMVFQNYALYPHMTVRQNLEFGLKIRKTPKPEMDKLVDEAAEILGISHLLDRKPKQLSGGQRQRVALGRAIVRKPAVFLFDEPLSNLDAKLRVQMRSEIKKLQNRLQVTSVYVTHDQIEAMTMGHRIAVMKDGKLQQLGTPLEVYEKPVNVFVAQFIGTPPINMLGATLDADGTSLSGDGFTLPVPQALRAATAGKGGRKLKVGLRPDNILPQGASARGESAPTEARVELVEPLGNELIVHARLGDNPLVFRLPPQATPEPGASVPVRVELESLHLFDADSELRLSV; encoded by the coding sequence ATGGCCGGCGTGTCGTTCAAGGACGTGGCGAAGCGGTACGGAGACGTGTCGGTCATCGAGGGGCTCAACCTCGATATCCGCGACCATGAGTTCATGGTCCTCGTGGGGCCGTCCGGTTGCGGCAAGTCCACGGCGCTCCGGATGATCGCCGGCCTGGAGGAGATCTCCGGAGGCACCATCTCCATCGGTCCGCGCGCGGTGAACGCGCTGCCGCCGAAGGACCGGGACGTCTCCATGGTGTTCCAGAACTACGCGCTCTATCCGCACATGACGGTGCGGCAGAACCTGGAGTTCGGCCTCAAGATCCGCAAGACGCCCAAGCCGGAGATGGACAAGCTGGTGGACGAGGCGGCGGAGATCCTGGGCATCTCGCACCTGCTGGACCGCAAGCCCAAGCAGCTGTCCGGCGGTCAGCGCCAGCGCGTGGCCCTGGGCCGCGCCATCGTGCGCAAGCCCGCGGTGTTCCTCTTCGACGAGCCGCTCTCCAACCTGGACGCGAAGCTGCGCGTGCAGATGCGCTCGGAGATCAAGAAGCTCCAGAACCGGCTCCAGGTCACGTCCGTCTACGTCACGCACGACCAGATTGAAGCGATGACCATGGGCCACCGCATCGCGGTGATGAAGGACGGCAAGCTCCAGCAGCTGGGCACGCCGCTGGAGGTCTACGAGAAGCCGGTCAACGTCTTCGTGGCGCAGTTCATCGGCACGCCGCCCATCAACATGCTCGGCGCCACGCTGGACGCGGACGGCACGTCGCTTTCGGGCGACGGCTTCACGCTGCCGGTGCCCCAGGCGCTGCGCGCGGCGACGGCGGGCAAGGGCGGCCGCAAGCTGAAGGTGGGCCTGCGCCCGGACAACATCCTGCCCCAGGGCGCGTCCGCGCGCGGCGAGTCCGCGCCCACCGAGGCGCGCGTGGAGCTGGTGGAGCCCCTGGGCAACGAGCTCATCGTGCACGCCCGGTTGGGAGACAACCCGCTGGTCTTCCGCCTGCCACCCCAGGCCACCCCAGAGCCGGGCGCCTCCGTGCCCGTGAGGGTGGAGCTGGAGTCCTTGCACCTCTTCGACGCTGATTCCGAGCTGCGGCTGTCCGTTTGA